The nucleotide window CCCTTGAAACTGAACTGCCCTGcaagaaagaacacacacagtgaCTCATGGGTAATGACCATATATGTCAAAGAAATTCCTTCCAAATACTGGCTCTCAAGATGTAAAAACATCCATAGCAGATGCTCTTGAGAGAAGCTGAGCCTCTGGACTCTTCATATAATCCCGAACTGAGCGAGTTCATGCAGTTCCAGGTGGCTGAATGCTTCCCAGGGACAGATCACTGTGATGTCTGCAAGAGACAGGAGAATATCTCAGCCAAGCCCTCACCCAGAGGAGGAACCCCTCCTACAAGAGGAAAAGACAGCCTCCAAACCGCTACTCACACACCCCTCCATTCCTGGGAAGGTGTGTAAGATGGCCCCATAGCCAAGAAGGATGCAAGCAGTCACATAactgttacacacatgcacacacacatacacctgggTATTGGCTTCATTTTGCACTCTCTGTAGGGAGGAGATGAAAGCTCACTGCATCTCCCAAAAGCTGAGTCACCAAGAGGAGCATAGATGGAATTCTCATCAGGTCAAGGATTGAAATGAGAAGTGGGACCCTTCTAAGTTCCCATGGTCTGGATGGACTCTTTTCACTAATCCGAGGTGAGCTTCTCAGGCAAGCTTCTCACGGTTGCTCTTTATGTTTCTAGATGTCTGCATCAACATGTACAGAGAAACAACCTCAGAGCATCATCTAGTCATGTCTCTCGTTCAGGGAAGATGGTATTTCTCCTGTTTCCAGAGAAGCTGGCTCTAGCCAAAAAGTACACTTACATAGATGGGGCTCAACCCAGGGCAAAGACCCCAGGCCTTGCCCCAGTGGGAATCTCTTTGCCTCTTTCCAGCGGGGAATTTACCTATCCTCCTGTGCACGTCTAAATTTACCTGAACATAATACAAAAATAATCTAAGAGCAACAAGTaagctttaaaaaatagcatAGGACCTACTTAAGATCCAGGGTCACATGTGTCTACAAAGTTGAATGCACTGGTTCCAGTGATCGGTACCATGTATCTGGTGTAGTAGACAAGTTCAAAACTTACATCCACCAAAAACCCTGactatgcacacacgcacatgtgagCTCAAACATGAACACAGAGCAATTTTAGTCATTAGTGTTAATACCTGAAAGAGATCAAGATTTCTTCAATAGaatacactcataaaataaaatgttattatcaGGAGCGATTAGAGGTGAAGAGATAattcagttgttaagagcaccagctgctcttgcagaggtcttgggttaggttctcagcacccaaacagtgtctcacaaccaccttgactccagttccagaggatctgatgccctcttttggcttccactGAGActgggcacacacaggcataaaCGCAGACAAGtaagcatacacataaaatgaaataaataatgagCTATTGAACCATAAGAATACAGAagacacatgaataaatattGCCCAATTGAAGAAACTAGGACTGTATAATAAATACTAAATACTAAAGCTAATACTGTATAATTCTAACTCAGTAACATTTCAGAAAACGTAACAGTAATACCCAGTTTAAAACAAGCCTGCGGTGTCCAGAGGAGTACAGTTGGGGAAGGAAGCCATTCTCCAGTAGAGGTGAGGAAATGTGTGGAACAATGAAACCAGTCCATGTGACACAATGACCACAGTTATGCAACCTTACGCGATCACTAGGAGCCTGAGAGCCATATGGCACCAATAAGCCTCAAGCTAGATGTGCTAAGGACTTTCGTCAAGGCATTGAGAATGATTGACAGCAGCTCATCACACTCGGCAAACGTGCCAGACTCGTGCATTATGTTCATTTCTGGGAAAACGGGAGTGATGGTGGTATGAGTTCTCTGACCCTGCTGCGAAAGTCTTTTGCTAtctaaaacttcttttaaaaataagtgttaaTTTGTTTAAGGACACCTATAGCAACTGCAGTCAGCATCTAATGAAGGAAAACAGTCCAGCCAACTGAAAGGATTTGTATCAGATACACTCAGTGTGCGCAGCCCTGTTCTTGGTGCTGTGTGCACCCACATTCTGGTGCTATGTGTGCTCCTGTTCCTGGTGCGATGTGTGCTCTTGTTCCTGATGCTGTGTGAACCCTTGTGCCTGATGCTATGTGAACCCTTGTTCCTGATGCTATGTGAACCCTTGTTCCTGATGCTATGTGAACCcttgttcctgttgctgtgtgcaCTCCTGTCTGATGCCATGTGCACCCCTGTTCCTGATGCCATGTGCACccatgtttctgttgctgtgtgcacccctgttcctgttgctgtgtgcacccctgttcctttgctgtgtgcacccctgttcctgttgctgtgtgcacccctgttcctttgctgtgtgcatccctgttcctttgctgtgtgcacccctgttcctttgctgtgtgcacccctgttcctgttgctgtgtgcacccctgttcctttgctgtgtgcacccctgttcctgttgctgtgtgcacccctgttcctgttgctgtgtgcacccctgttcctgttgctgtgtgcaCCCTTGTTCCTTCTGCTATGTGTACccctgttcctgttgctgtgtgcacccctgttcctgttgctgtgtgcacccctgttcctttgctgtgtgcacccctgttcctttgctgtgtgcacccctgttcctttgctgtgtgcacccctgttcctttgctgtgtgcacccctgttcctgttgctgtgtgcacccctgttcctgttgctgtgtgcacccctgttcctttgctgtgtgcacccctgttcctttgctgtgtgcacccctgttcctgttgctgtgtgcacccctgttcctgttgctgtgtgcacccctgttcctGATGCCATGTGCACCCCTGTTCCTGATGCCATGTGTACccctgttcctgttgctgtgtgcacccctgttcctgttgctgtgtgcacccctgttcctgttgctgtgtgcacccctgttcctgttgctgtgtgcacccctgttcctttgctgtgtgcacccctgttcctgttgctgtgtgcacccctgttcctttgctgtgtgcacccctgttcctgttgctgtgtgcaCTCTTGTTCCTTCTGCTATGTGTACccctgttcctgttgctgtgtgcacccctgttcctgttgctgtgtgcacccctgttcctgttgctgtgtgcacccctgttcctttgctgtgtgcacccctgttcctttgctgtgtgcacccctgttcctttgctgtgtgcacccctgttcctttgctgtgtgcacccctgttcctgttgctgtgtgcacccctgttcctttgctgtgtgcacccctgttcctttgctgtgtgcacccctgttcctttgctgtgtgcacccctgttcctgttgctgtgtgcacccctgttcctGATGCCATGTGCACCCCTGTTCCTGATGCCATGTGTACccctgttcctgttgctgtgtgcacccctgttcctgttgctgtgtgcacccctgttcctttgctgtgtgcacccctgttcctgttgctgtgtgcacccctgttcctgttgctgtgtgcacccctgttcctttgctgtgtgcacccctgttcctgttgctgtgtgcacccctgttcctgttgctgtgtgcacccctgttcctttgttgtgtgcacccctgttcctgttgctgtgtgcacccctgttcctttgctgtgtgcacccctgttcctgttgctgtgtgcaCCCTTGTTCCTTCTGCTATGTGTACCCCTTTCCTCATGCCATGTGTATCCCTTCACTGTGGGATGTGAAGAAGAGGAACTTGGTAAGGAGTGGGTTTCCAGACAGACTGCAAGGGCTCTCTAGACTCTGCCACATTTTCCAATTCCGCAGACTGTGGCTTCACACTGCCACTCAGTCTGCCTCAGATTCCTCTTCTGCAAAGTGGAGTTGGAATGGATCAACTCTATGAATCTTACATCTCACAACCCTACAGCTGACTGCAGCATGCCCTCAAAGGCTGTTAATAAAACAACAGCCTCATTAGACCTCACACTTTGGGCTCTTTGCATGTCTGCATGTAGGCAGACACATACTTAAAAGGTTAAGTTAAATCCCCACCTATCTGTCTCCAAAGGATCCCATGTTGTGGGTGTTGTAACTCTAAACCGTCCCTTGAATCTTGAAGTTTCTGCAAAGAGGAAACTTCAAAGCAGCATGCTCACTTCAAGGTGTCAGAGCTCACCTGTTCCTAGCCCCTCCATGCCTGGGATGTCATCTCCAAACCTACGCAAAAAACAGATGGATAAAGCAGACATTAGCTGAGGCCAGAGGTGAAGGACCCTGAGGTTACCCCTGGGAAGGTTTTTTCACTCAAAGGAAAAGAAGTCCCAAATGTTTTATCTGAGAAACTTTCATCCACATTGAACTAGATCCAGGATCTAGCTCAGTATATCCTTACTGGGGAGTGGGTGTACTTGAGATATAGCATAAAACAagagggtggccttgaacctgAATTATTGATTCTTCTTCAttcccagagttctgggattacaggcatgagttcACACCCactttatgcagtgctgggagctgaaaAGAGGGCTCCCTACAGGCCAGATAAGTACTCTATAACTGACCCCCCAGTTTCATTTAAAgattgtgtgtttgtctgtctgtgtgcctctatgtctgtctgtgcctgtctgtctgtgtgcctctatgtctgtctgtctctctgtgtgtctctgtctgtgcctgtctgtgtgatgtatgtctgtctgtctctctgtatgtatctgtctgtctgtgtgtctgtctgcctctgtgtgtttgtctgtctgtgtgtctgtgtgtgtgcctgtatgtctgtctgtctctgtgtgtgtatctgtctgtctgtgcatttgtctgtgtatctgtctgtctatatctgGGTCTGTCCGCGTGTCTGTCTGTTCAAACACCATggtgtgcatgtagaggtcaCGTGACAACCTTGtggtgtcagttctctcctttcacctttatgtgggtGAGCTCTAGGGATTGAACTTTGAACACTTGGATGACCTAGGAAGTACCTTTACCCACAATACCATCCTGACAACCCTCAATCTTCATTTCTTAAATATAGAGATGATTAAGCAGCAAGATATCAACATTTAATTAATCTGCACCCTGGGCATCACATtaggcacagaaaataaaagaaaaaccaaattttCTCTCAGTGATCTTAGTCCAAGtgtagatataaataaataaatgtaacgtAAACTAGCACAAGTTACAATGGCTGAAGGCATCCTAATATAAACACAGAAGTGATGATGAAATTTAAGTAGCAGTAAAAGATAAATGAACCTCTgaggtgtgtgctgggaatacATTTTTTCCAAATAGCAATAGAGAAaaacagaggacagaagaaataAGACATGACGGTAAACAAAAAAGtcaacaacagcagaaacaagacaaaacctAGTGTTCCTTCGAAATGACTAACAGTTCAGATTTCCAGGTTAAAGCACAGGTTCTGTCTGCGTAAAAGAACAGagagagctgcagagatggcccaactgttaagagcgcttgctgctcttgtagaggactcagTTTCCCACTTGGGCGCTCCCGATagcctgtaatttcagttctgAGAATCCAacgccttcctctggcctcttctggAACCTGCGCTCAAACgcatatacccacacagagacataccatatataaatataattaaaatgaagtaagttttttaaaattattttttacaaagacTGGACAAGAAAAATCTGGAAGGTCAAATCCAAGGTCATTATGAAAACCTCTAGTTTCCTTTTGAAACTGGCCATTCTCCTGGGGGTGTTACAAGGAAACACGGACAGGATTCGACACAGATGGGCTAGGGAGGATAATAGAAGGCGAGGTGGGGGgttctgtgagtctgtgtgatAGCACCATCAGTACGTTCTCAGGACTAAAGCCATCTGTGGGAACGGAAGGTGACAGGCCCCTTCTTTCTCACCTCACACTTACCCTTTCACGCCTTTCTTAGGAGGCTTGCTCTTGAACTGCCGGGTCTGTCTCTGTTTGAACTTAGGGGGACCTTTGCGCGGGGTAATAGGACCCTGGCTCGGTGCCGGAGGGCCCAGAGTAGTGGTGTCAGCCATCTTGGCCGTCCCGGGGGTGGCTGCTGTGTTTTGCTTTCAGGCTCTCTGgagagtggaaggaaatgaagacCTTGGGAGTCAGAAGGACTGTTAGTTATCATAGCTTTGAGCATTGTGAACTTGGCCTTTTGT belongs to Microtus pennsylvanicus isolate mMicPen1 chromosome 8, mMicPen1.hap1, whole genome shotgun sequence and includes:
- the Pde6h gene encoding retinal cone rhodopsin-sensitive cGMP 3',5'-cyclic phosphodiesterase subunit gamma, which codes for MADTTTLGPPAPSQGPITPRKGPPKFKQRQTRQFKSKPPKKGVKGFGDDIPGMEGLGTDITVICPWEAFSHLELHELAQFGII